CGGGTGAATCTGGGCGCCCTCGGCATCGTCACGGCCGTCACCCTGCAGCTGGTGCCCTCGTTCGTCCTGGAGGGAATCGAACGCCCGGTTCCGGTCGACGAGGTACTCGCCGATCTCGACGAATTCGTCGACGGCAACGAACATTTCGAGTTCTACCTCTTCGCCCACAGCCCCCTGGCGATGACCAAGCGCAACAACCGGGTGGACCTTCCGGAACAGCCGCGCGCCAAGGCCGTCGACTGGTTCGCCGACATCCTCATGAGTAATCACGTCTTCGACGCGCTGTGCCGGCTCGCGCGGCGGCAGCCGAATCTGATCCCGTGGATTCACCGGGGCGCGGCCTACGCGGGCAGCTATCGCCGTCAGGTCGATCGCTCGTACCGAGTCTTCGCCTCCCCCAGGCTGATTCGGTTCACCGAGATGGAATACGCCATCCCACGCGAATACGCCGTGGACGCCATCCGCGAGATCCAGTCGATCGGGCGGCGATTCGATTCGCCCATGCCCACCGAGGTGCGCTTCGTCGCGCCCGACGACGCATTCCTGTCCCCGGCCGGCGGCCGCGACACCTGCTACATCGCCGTGCACCAATACCGCGGCATGGACTACGAACCGTACTTCCGCGCGTGCGAGGCGGTTTTCGATCGCTACCACGGTCGCCCGCACTGGGGCAAGCGGCACTTCCAGACCGCGGACACCCTGCGCGGACGCTACCCCGACTGGGATCGCTTCCAGGAAGTGCGTCGGCGGCTGGACCCCAAGGGCCGGTTCACCAACGCCTATGTCGAACGGGTACTCGGGCCGCCGGCCTGACGGCCTCGCACCGACCGTAAGTCATTGCCGGCGAGACTATTTCGCGCGCAGCGTGCGGCCACGATCGGCCAAGCGCAATTCCAGCGATACCGGCACGGCGTCGACCTGCAGGGCCCGCGCCAGTCTGCTCGCCGCGTCGTCGAGAATCCGGCCGCGCACGACGGTGAGGTCCGCATCGGGATCCGCGGTCACGACCAGATGCAGTTTCGGCGTCCGGGCCGGACCCGACACACTGGCCCGCGCGGAACGCACGCCGTCGTAGGACTCGACATCGGCCACGACCGCGGCGGCGACCGTACTCGAATCCAGCATCGTCTCACCGGCATTGCTGACGGTGCCGATATGCCAGCGCATCCGGCTCGGCAACCGGGCGAACTGCGCCGCCAGCCAGCGCAGCGCGGCCAGCGCGACGATCACCGCCGCCACCACCACCACCACGAACACCCACGAGGGCGGTTCGGCCGTACCCGGCACCAGCGGTGTATCGCGATCCACCCAGCTCAACTCGCCCGCGTAGGCCGCGATGGCGTACGCGCCGACGAGTATCGCCACCAACCCGAACACAGCCAGCAGCAGTCGATTCAATCGAGCCGGGCGATTGGCCGACCTACTCACGACACCTCCTGTGTCCTGCGGGACACCCGCACCCGGTCGGCATCGCGAGCAGCTGCGCACGTGTCACTCACGATGCCTCCTGTACCTTGCGGGACACCCGCACCCGGTCGGCATCGCGAGCAGCTGCGCAAGTGTCACTCACGATGCCTCCTGTACCTTGCGGGACACCCGCACCCGGTCGGCATCGCGAGCAGCTGCGCACGTGTCACTCACGATGCCTCCTCCTGCGATGGTGACGACGGTTCGGGCTGCTGTCTACTCGTCCGCAGCCGGACACTCACCGGCGGTGCGGATTGCGGGGCGATCCGGGACAGCCGATCGGAGACCGCGGCCTCGACGGTCTGCTCCAGATCCGCGTGGTCGGGATGCGCGGCGCGGCCCTGCACACGAATATGCTTGCGCGTCCGGCGAACCCGGGCAGCCTCCAGACCGGCGACCGAGGCAGCCGCATCATCGAGCGCGCCGTCGAGGCTGCGTCGCATGATCCCGGCATCCATCCCCTCGTCCGCCTCCAGTGCCACCACGACCCGGCGGCCGGGAATCACGGCCGCCACCAG
The genomic region above belongs to Nocardia spumae and contains:
- the amaP gene encoding alkaline shock response membrane anchor protein AmaP; this translates as MSRSANRPARLNRLLLAVFGLVAILVGAYAIAAYAGELSWVDRDTPLVPGTAEPPSWVFVVVVVAAVIVALAALRWLAAQFARLPSRMRWHIGTVSNAGETMLDSSTVAAAVVADVESYDGVRSARASVSGPARTPKLHLVVTADPDADLTVVRGRILDDAASRLARALQVDAVPVSLELRLADRGRTLRAK
- a CDS encoding D-arabinono-1,4-lactone oxidase; this translates as MTNSWVNWAGDQRCAPATFAAPRTRDDITDLLARAEADDRTVRVAGAGHSFTDTVLTDGTLLQLSQLDRILQVDRTAGTARVEAGATLNALSTALHPLGLAFPNLGDIDVQSIAGATATGTHGTGATLQNISAALRSVELMLADGTIVELDETSDPDGWRAARVNLGALGIVTAVTLQLVPSFVLEGIERPVPVDEVLADLDEFVDGNEHFEFYLFAHSPLAMTKRNNRVDLPEQPRAKAVDWFADILMSNHVFDALCRLARRQPNLIPWIHRGAAYAGSYRRQVDRSYRVFASPRLIRFTEMEYAIPREYAVDAIREIQSIGRRFDSPMPTEVRFVAPDDAFLSPAGGRDTCYIAVHQYRGMDYEPYFRACEAVFDRYHGRPHWGKRHFQTADTLRGRYPDWDRFQEVRRRLDPKGRFTNAYVERVLGPPA
- a CDS encoding DUF6286 domain-containing protein translates to MNRRPRRIVPAVVVAVVLLGVAIVVAVSLIQNLAHSDELVPYDTVATRLHDTTWHSAWVLGVGIGVAVVGVVLLVAAVIPGRRVVVALEADEGMDAGIMRRSLDGALDDAAASVAGLEAARVRRTRKHIRVQGRAAHPDHADLEQTVEAAVSDRLSRIAPQSAPPVSVRLRTSRQQPEPSSPSQEEAS